From a single Populus nigra chromosome 18, ddPopNigr1.1, whole genome shotgun sequence genomic region:
- the LOC133678670 gene encoding probable boron transporter 2 isoform X1 — protein MEETFVPLRGIKNDLRGRLSCYKQDWNGGFRAGIRILAPTTYIFFASAIPVISFGEQLERDTGGTLTAVQTLASTALCGIIHSIVGGQPLLILGVAEPTVLMYTFMFDFAKDRKDLGPNLFLAWTGWVCVWTALLLFLLAVLGACSIINRFTRVTGELFGLLIAMLFMQQAIKGLVEEFRIPQRENINQTALQPSWRFGNGMFALVLSFGLLLTALRSRKARSWRYGTGWLRGFIADYGVPLMVLVWTAISYIPVNDVPRGIPRRLFSPNPWSVGAHSNWTVIKEMVNVPPLYIVGSFIPATMIAVLYYFDHSVASQLAQQKEFNLKKPSSYHYDLLLLGFLVILCGLIGIPPSNGVIPQSPMHTKSLATLKHQLLRNKLVSTARKSMGKNSNLCQLYRSMQEAYNEMQTPLAYQQPPSLGLKELKESTIQLASSTGYIDAPVDETAFDVHKDIDDLLPVEVKEQRLSNLLQSLMVGGCVAAMPILKKIPTSVLWGYFAFMAIESLPGNQFWERILLLFTAPSRRYKVLEEYHATFIETVPFKTIATFTLFQTAYLLLCFGLTWIPIAGVLFPLLIMLLVPVRQYVLPKFFKGAHRQDLDAAEYEEAPAVSYNMTFEDQDPQARNTNIDGVEILDEMITRSRGEIRHTQSPKITSSTPGSVEDIKSSYNPCLSQRAYSPRVGELRVDQSPRFSGKGVELKQNPSPGPSNLGQSSHASSSC, from the exons ATGGAGGAGACGTTTGTTCCCTTGCGTGgaataaaaaatgatcttaGAGGAAGGCTTTCGTGCTACAAGCAAGACTGGAATGGTGGTTTCCGTGCTGGCATCAG GATCCTTGCTCCAACAACATATATATTCTTTGCTTCGGCAATTCCTGTGATATCTTTCGGGGAACAGCTAGAAAGAGATACAG GTGGAACTTTGACTGCAGTGCAAACTCTTGCATCCACAGCACTTTGTGGCATCATCCATTCGATAGTTGGAGGGCAGCCCCTGCTCATACTGGGGGTCGCTGAGCCAACAGTGTTGATGTATACATTTATGTTTGACTTTGCAAAGGACCGAAAGGACTTGGGGCCTAATCTCTTCTTAGCCTGGACAGGATG GGTTTGTGTGTGGACAGCCTTGTTGCTGTTCCTGCTGGCAGTATTGGGTGCATGCTCCATAATCAACAGGTTTACACGTGTTACTGGTGAATTATTTGGTCTTCTTATTGCAATGCTCTTTATGCAGCAGGCCATAAAG GGACTTGTTGAGGAGTTTCGCATACCCCAGAGGGAAAATATTAATCAGACTGCGCTTCAACCTTCTTGGCGATTTGGCAATGGAATGTTTGCATTGGTTCTCTCCTTCGGCCTTCTTCTGACTGCACTAAGGAGCCGCAAGGCTAGATCCTGGCGCTATGGTACAG GTTGGCTACGAGGATTCATTGCAGATTATGGAGTTCCACTTATGGTGCTGGTGTGGACAGCCATATCATACATACCAGTTAATGATGTTCCAAGAGGGATCCCAAGGCGGCTTTTCAGTCCAAATCCATGGTCTGTTGGTGCACACTCAAATTGGACAGTCATCAAG GAAATGGTGAATGTGCCTCCTTTATATATAGTTGGATCATTTATTCCCGCAACCATGATTGCTGTGCTTTACTACTTTGATCATAGTGTTGCATCACAACTTGCACAGCAAAAAGAGTTCAATTTGAAGAAACCATCTTCCTATCACTACGATCTTCTTCTTTTGGGATTTTTG GTTATATTGTGTGGTCTTATTGGCATTCCTCCTTCAAATGGTGTAATTCCTCAGTCTCCAATGCATACGAAAAGCTTAGCTACCCTGAAACATCAG CTTTTGCGAAATAAACTTGTCTCAACAGCCAGAAAAAGTATGGGTAAAAATTCAAACCTGTGTCAATTATACCGAAGCATGCAAGAAGCATACAATGAAATGCAGACTCCATTAGCCTATCAACAGCCTCCTTCCCTG GGACTGAAAGAGCTGAAAGAATCCACAATCCAGCTGGCCTCAAGTACTGGCTACATCGATGCACCCGTTGATGAAACTGCTTTTGATGTGCATAAAGATATAGATGACCTTTTACCAGTTGAGGTCAAAGAACAACGTCTCAGCAATCTGCTCCAGTCATTGATGGTTGGTGGCTGTGTTGCTGCTATGCCTATTCTGAAGAAGATCCCAACCTCAGTTCTTTGGGGTTACTTTGCTTTCATGGCTATTGAAAGCTTACCAGGAAATCAATTTTGGGAGAGGATATTATTGCTTTTTACTGCTCCAAGCAGAAGATACAA GGTGTTGGAGGAGTATCATGCTACCTTCATTGAGACGGTTCCCTTCAAAACAATTGCCACCTTCACTTTGTTTCAGACAGCTTATCTGCTTCTATGCTTTGGCTTAACATGGATTCCAATAGCTGGGGTCCTTTTCCCACTGTTGATCATGCTTCTTGTTCCAGTGCGGCAGTATGTGCTCCCTAAGTTTTTCAAAGGAGCCCATCGTCAAGACTTGGATGCTGCAGAATATGAGGAAGCTCCTGCTGTATCTTACAACATGACGTTTGAA GATCAGGATCCGCAAGCAAGAAATACTAATATTGATGGTGTGGAAATTCTTGATGAAATGATCACACGAAGCCGTGGCGAGATCCGGCATACACAAAGCCCTAAAATAACAAGTTCTACTCCAGGTTCAGTGGAGGATATAAAATCTTCATATAATCCATGTCTTTCACAAAGGGCATACAGTCCACGCGTTGGTGAATTGAGGGTGGATCAGAGCCCAAGATTTTCTGGAAAGGGAGTTGAATTAAAGCAAAATCCTAGTCCTGGGCCTTCTAACCTTGGTCAAAGTAGTCACGCTTCATCATCATGCTAA
- the LOC133678122 gene encoding GDSL esterase/lipase At5g62930, with translation MRPQIVLFGDSITEQSFRSGGWGSSLANTYSRKADVLVRGYGGYNTRWALFLLTHIFPLNSTKPPAATTIFFGANDAALLGRNSERQHVPVEEYKENLKKMVLHLKECSPAMLVVLITPPPVDEEGRKEYANSLYGEKAMQFPERTNEMAGVYARQCVELAKDLGIHAIDLWSKMQGTDGWQKKFLSDGLHLTPEGNAVVHEEVVRVFSEAWLSAEDMPYDFPHHSEIDGKNPEKAFLQKCL, from the exons ATGAGACCGCAGATTGTGTTATTTGGAGACTCAATAACAGAGCAATCTTTTAGATCTGGTGGTTGGGGTTCTTCACTTGCTAACACTTACTCTCGCAAG GCTGATGTGTTAGTCCGTGGCTATGGTGGTTACAATACAAGATGGGCTTTGTTCTTGTTAACTCACATTTTCCCTCTT AATTCAACAAAGCCTCCAGCTGCTACTACAATATTCTTTGGAGCTAATGATGCAGCTCTTCTGGGGAGGAACAGTGAAAGGCAGCATGTTCCTGTTGAAGAATACAAGGAGAATCTCAAAAAAATGGTTCTGCATTTGAAG GAGTGCTCTCCCGCCATGCTAGTTGTGCTTATTACTCCACCACCAGTTGATGAGGAAGGGCGTAAAGAATATGCCAA TTCTTTATATGGTGAGAAGGCTATGCAATTTCCAGAAAGGACAAATGAAATGGCGGGAGTTTATGCAAGGCAATGTGTTGAGTTAGCCAAAGACCTAGGCATCCATGCCATTGATCTATGGTCCAAGATGCAGGGAACAGACGGTTGGCAGAAAAAATTCCTGAG TGACGGTTTGCACCTAACCCCAGAAGGTAATGCAGTGGTCCATGAAGAAGTAGTAAGAGTGTTCAGTGAAGCATGGCTCTCTGCTGAAGATATGCCATATGATTTCCCTCACCACTCAGAAATTGATGGAAAGAACCCTGAGAAGGCTTTCCTACAGAAGTGCTTATAA
- the LOC133678670 gene encoding probable boron transporter 2 isoform X2, translating to MILEEGFRATSKTGMVVSVLASGGTLTAVQTLASTALCGIIHSIVGGQPLLILGVAEPTVLMYTFMFDFAKDRKDLGPNLFLAWTGWVCVWTALLLFLLAVLGACSIINRFTRVTGELFGLLIAMLFMQQAIKGLVEEFRIPQRENINQTALQPSWRFGNGMFALVLSFGLLLTALRSRKARSWRYGTGWLRGFIADYGVPLMVLVWTAISYIPVNDVPRGIPRRLFSPNPWSVGAHSNWTVIKEMVNVPPLYIVGSFIPATMIAVLYYFDHSVASQLAQQKEFNLKKPSSYHYDLLLLGFLVILCGLIGIPPSNGVIPQSPMHTKSLATLKHQLLRNKLVSTARKSMGKNSNLCQLYRSMQEAYNEMQTPLAYQQPPSLGLKELKESTIQLASSTGYIDAPVDETAFDVHKDIDDLLPVEVKEQRLSNLLQSLMVGGCVAAMPILKKIPTSVLWGYFAFMAIESLPGNQFWERILLLFTAPSRRYKVLEEYHATFIETVPFKTIATFTLFQTAYLLLCFGLTWIPIAGVLFPLLIMLLVPVRQYVLPKFFKGAHRQDLDAAEYEEAPAVSYNMTFEDQDPQARNTNIDGVEILDEMITRSRGEIRHTQSPKITSSTPGSVEDIKSSYNPCLSQRAYSPRVGELRVDQSPRFSGKGVELKQNPSPGPSNLGQSSHASSSC from the exons atgatcttaGAGGAAGGCTTTCGTGCTACAAGCAAGACTGGAATGGTGGTTTCCGTGCTGGCATCAG GTGGAACTTTGACTGCAGTGCAAACTCTTGCATCCACAGCACTTTGTGGCATCATCCATTCGATAGTTGGAGGGCAGCCCCTGCTCATACTGGGGGTCGCTGAGCCAACAGTGTTGATGTATACATTTATGTTTGACTTTGCAAAGGACCGAAAGGACTTGGGGCCTAATCTCTTCTTAGCCTGGACAGGATG GGTTTGTGTGTGGACAGCCTTGTTGCTGTTCCTGCTGGCAGTATTGGGTGCATGCTCCATAATCAACAGGTTTACACGTGTTACTGGTGAATTATTTGGTCTTCTTATTGCAATGCTCTTTATGCAGCAGGCCATAAAG GGACTTGTTGAGGAGTTTCGCATACCCCAGAGGGAAAATATTAATCAGACTGCGCTTCAACCTTCTTGGCGATTTGGCAATGGAATGTTTGCATTGGTTCTCTCCTTCGGCCTTCTTCTGACTGCACTAAGGAGCCGCAAGGCTAGATCCTGGCGCTATGGTACAG GTTGGCTACGAGGATTCATTGCAGATTATGGAGTTCCACTTATGGTGCTGGTGTGGACAGCCATATCATACATACCAGTTAATGATGTTCCAAGAGGGATCCCAAGGCGGCTTTTCAGTCCAAATCCATGGTCTGTTGGTGCACACTCAAATTGGACAGTCATCAAG GAAATGGTGAATGTGCCTCCTTTATATATAGTTGGATCATTTATTCCCGCAACCATGATTGCTGTGCTTTACTACTTTGATCATAGTGTTGCATCACAACTTGCACAGCAAAAAGAGTTCAATTTGAAGAAACCATCTTCCTATCACTACGATCTTCTTCTTTTGGGATTTTTG GTTATATTGTGTGGTCTTATTGGCATTCCTCCTTCAAATGGTGTAATTCCTCAGTCTCCAATGCATACGAAAAGCTTAGCTACCCTGAAACATCAG CTTTTGCGAAATAAACTTGTCTCAACAGCCAGAAAAAGTATGGGTAAAAATTCAAACCTGTGTCAATTATACCGAAGCATGCAAGAAGCATACAATGAAATGCAGACTCCATTAGCCTATCAACAGCCTCCTTCCCTG GGACTGAAAGAGCTGAAAGAATCCACAATCCAGCTGGCCTCAAGTACTGGCTACATCGATGCACCCGTTGATGAAACTGCTTTTGATGTGCATAAAGATATAGATGACCTTTTACCAGTTGAGGTCAAAGAACAACGTCTCAGCAATCTGCTCCAGTCATTGATGGTTGGTGGCTGTGTTGCTGCTATGCCTATTCTGAAGAAGATCCCAACCTCAGTTCTTTGGGGTTACTTTGCTTTCATGGCTATTGAAAGCTTACCAGGAAATCAATTTTGGGAGAGGATATTATTGCTTTTTACTGCTCCAAGCAGAAGATACAA GGTGTTGGAGGAGTATCATGCTACCTTCATTGAGACGGTTCCCTTCAAAACAATTGCCACCTTCACTTTGTTTCAGACAGCTTATCTGCTTCTATGCTTTGGCTTAACATGGATTCCAATAGCTGGGGTCCTTTTCCCACTGTTGATCATGCTTCTTGTTCCAGTGCGGCAGTATGTGCTCCCTAAGTTTTTCAAAGGAGCCCATCGTCAAGACTTGGATGCTGCAGAATATGAGGAAGCTCCTGCTGTATCTTACAACATGACGTTTGAA GATCAGGATCCGCAAGCAAGAAATACTAATATTGATGGTGTGGAAATTCTTGATGAAATGATCACACGAAGCCGTGGCGAGATCCGGCATACACAAAGCCCTAAAATAACAAGTTCTACTCCAGGTTCAGTGGAGGATATAAAATCTTCATATAATCCATGTCTTTCACAAAGGGCATACAGTCCACGCGTTGGTGAATTGAGGGTGGATCAGAGCCCAAGATTTTCTGGAAAGGGAGTTGAATTAAAGCAAAATCCTAGTCCTGGGCCTTCTAACCTTGGTCAAAGTAGTCACGCTTCATCATCATGCTAA